One genomic window of Branchiostoma lanceolatum isolate klBraLanc5 chromosome 5, klBraLanc5.hap2, whole genome shotgun sequence includes the following:
- the LOC136435205 gene encoding uncharacterized protein → MAGRHHHTVGTSDEMEEERDLISEVVYRQTVPMSAKAFWSDALKDPIALLECNEAMEDLRITNVPSGGLVGDVGTGFTFYTRRGDDYKDKVETTIVEKDEGQRRLTFENVPSFVFKKVQVSFQVIEVDQDTAMYVLKFQIVSFNEKIKERTEPYMSGRGLPVFVHDVMNMVARKNGGQHQVEFDINCGTETFWKILSNIRDVSWLQNTTLVKVDEKSRKRTIEVQGNKQAEEELVLVDHDDHTFISVIQDANVTGVQYLRTQIVLEAVNPYVTRLKYRSSFLPETGKESVKRLMDLRATFLTGKYGIEEPQSLTRAPTFDEVWNRRGKHTVTVSGTISEPVEEVWEAFRPFGPESMQFWPQIKSLVLDPPGKDEVGSVRTVLYDTTSRRERLEERDDIKHVMVYSLLPGTMHPNIFKTYSEVTMVTMEEVLSSNDGTYETVVKFECFLDGKPRYPLNIEKEARNTLYTGVIKNLRKYMKVEVGKLKVTLQKAINLKDVGTEDDPCPDPYVVMLVNDAAKPEVSTVCSDMQKPVWNQQFVFPLTHTSQTLYFTIMDKNYDGSPDTVMGTTEVDISTLQSGEEKQMDLPVDEGGTLKVTLKLAMHGHPLSPQEQVMNFKKTWNSLLGELQALAAELEQVLQNFAVGGNIYEMDTYKSVKSNPGIKLKKLPGFAKGLPVEEFPHTDKVARAVGRLMTFVSQQARILLRQKAELEKGNQWGLYESFFGQMLPAPEKIIATWRDDGEFTRQYIQGMNPVMLRVCQSVQEIPIALVGLKGQGKTVLELIDERRLFIVDYNILREIPQQPGKHFYAPTLLMYREILENGKSCLSILGFQLDTRKGSNQVYTPEYGKTYPNKYLFAKMHVTCADAQYHNFVSHLLLTHLAMEPIVVAANHCLSPDHPILCLLRPHFKDTIAINFLARHTLISRILPVTDPEFSVGTGGGLMMCVMRWSKYNFTKESFPEQLKKRGFADGSDGLEDYYYRDDGMKLWNILKKYVTSAVEESYKTDQDVEADKELQAFAQMTCVKGQVYGFPFYIDSKGLLVEVLTNTIFTMTAQHAAINFPQWDYGGYLPNRPEMLTKPMPDTEEDMTEKELVEALPGPFPTTLQILLKYALSMPSLTTLTKLTSEQTGNKFGEAHAVLQDELKKQSDLIKERNKQLEEEGKFTYSYLDPEHVPMSIDI, encoded by the exons ATGGCAGGCAGGCACCACCACACCGTCGGCACCAGTGACGAGATGGAGGAGGAAAGAG ATTTGATAAGCGAGGTCGTCTATCGGCAAACAGTACCAATGTCAGCAAAAGCCTTCTGGTCTGATGCGTTGAAGGACCCAATTGCGTTATTGGAATGTAATGAGGCCATGGAAGACCTGCGGATTACGAACG TGCCGTCTGGAGGACTTGTTGGAGACGTTGGGACAGGATTCACATTCTACACCAGAAGAGGAGACGACTATAAAGACAAGGTAGAGACGACCATAGTAGAGAAGGACGAAGGACAGAGGAGACTTACATTTGAGAATGTACCGAGCTTTGTCTTCAAAAAAGTTCAGGTATCCTTCCAG GTGATTGAAGTCGACCAAGACACAGCAATGTATGTGTTGAAGTTCCAAATTGTCTCCTTCAACGAGAAGATCAAGGAGAGGACTGAACCCTACATGAGTGGCAGAGGGTTGCCTGTCTTTGTCCACGACGTCATGAACATGGTAGCCAGGAAGAACGGAGGACAACATCAGGTCGAGTTCGACATCAACTGTGGGACTGAAACGTTTTGGAAGATCCTGAGTAACATCCGTGACGTCTCCTGGCTCCAAAATACCACCC TGGTGAAAGTGGACGAAAAAAGCCGAAAGAGGACGATTGAGGTACAGGGTAACAAGCAAGCTGAGGAGGAGCTGGTGTTAGTGGACCATGACGACCACACTTTCATCTCGGTCATCCAAGACGCCAACGTGACAGGAGTACAGTACTTGAGGACACAG ATTGTGCTGGAGGCCGTCAATCCTTACGTTACCCGCCTGAAGTACCGAAGCAGCTTCCTCCCCGAGACAGGCAAGGAGTCCGTCAAACGTCTCATGGATCTCAGGGCTACTTTCCTGACGGGGAAGTACGGCATTGAAGAACCACAAAGCCTCACCAGGGCTCCTACGTTTGACGAAGTGTGGAACAG ACGAGGAAAGCACACCGTGACAGTCAGCGGGACAATATCGGAGCCTGTGGAGGAAGTCTGGGAGGCGTTCCGTCCATTTGGCCCG GAGAGCATGCAGTTCTGGCCACAGATCAAATCGCTGGTTCTCGACCCGCCTGGTAAGGACGAAGTGGGGAGTGTCCGGACGGTCCTGTATGACACCACCTCCAGGAGGGAACGACTAGAGGAGCGAGATGACATCAAACATGTCATG GTCTACTCCTTGTTGCCCGGCACAATGCATCCAAACATCTTCAAGACATACAGTGAGGTTACCATGGTGACCATGGAGGAAG TTCTGAGCTCTAATGATGGGACGTATGAAACAGTGGTGAAGTTTGAGTGCTTCCTTGATGGCAAGCCCAGGTATCCTCTCAACATTGAAAAGGAGGCCCGCAACACCCTCTACACTGGAGTCATCAAGAACCTGAGGAAATACATGAAGGTAGAGGTTGGCAAGTTGAAGGTGACTCTACAAAAGGCAATCAACCTGAAAGATGTTGGCACAGAGG ATGATCCCTGTCCCGATCCGTATGTTGTCATGCTGGTCAACGATGCAGCAAAACCTGAAGTGTCGACCGTGTGCTCCGATATGCAGAAGCCTGTCTGGAATCAACAGTTTGTCTTCCCCCTCACCCACACCAGTCAGACGTTGTACTTCACCATCAT GGACAAGAACTATGATGGGTCTCCAGACACTGTGATGGGGACTACAGAGGTGGACATATCCACCCTGCAGTCTGGAGAGGAGAAACAGATGGACCTACCTGTGGATGAAGGGGGGACACTCAAGGTCACCCTCAAGTTGGCCATGCATGGCCATCCACTCTCGCCTCAAGAACAGGTCATGAATTTCAAGAAAACGTGGAACAGCCTGCTGGGGGAGCTGCAGGCTCTTGCAGCTGAGCTGGAACAAGTTCTGCAAAACTTCGCTGTCGGTG GCAACATATACGAGATGGACACTTACAAGAGTGTGAAGTCAAATCCGGGCATCAAACTTAAAAAACTGCCTGGCTTTGCAAAGGGTCTTCCAGTTGAAGAGTTCCCTCACACAGACAAGGTGGCAAGAGCCGTCGGACGACTGATGACGTTTGTTTCACAGCAG GCTAGGATCTTACTCCGACAGAAGGCAGAGCTTGAGAAAGGCAACCAGTGGGGCCTGTATGAGTCATTCTTTGGACAGATGCTCCCGGCTCCCGAAAAGATCATCGCAACTTGGAGGGATGACGGGGAGTTTACCCGACAGTACATACAAG GAATGAACCCAGTGATGCTGAGGGTGTGCCAGTCGGTGCAGGAGATTCCCATTGCTCTGGTGGGGCTGAAGGGGCAGGGCAAGACAGTCTTAGAACTGATTGATGAGCGCCGACTCTTCATTGTGGACTACAACATCCTGAGAG AGATCCCCCAACAACCAGGGAAGCACTTCTATGCCCCCACCCTGCTGATGTACAGGGAGATACTTGAGAACGGGAAGTCTTGCCTTAGCATCCTGGGATTCCAGCTGGACACCAGGAAAG GGTCCAACCAGGTATACACCCCCGAGTATGGGAAGACATATCCCAACAAGTACCTGTTTGCCAAGATGCATGTGACCTGTGCCGACGCCCAGTACCACAACTTCGTGTCCCACCTCCTGCTGACCCATCTCGCCATGGAGCCGATCGTGGTGGCTGCCAACCACTGCCTGAGCCCCGACCATCCCATTCTCTGCCTGCTCAGGCCACACTTCAAGGACACCATCGCCATCAACTTCCTGGCCCGCCACACCCTGATATCACGCATACTTCCCGTGACTGATCCTGAGTTCTCCGTGGGAACGGGTGGGGGGCTGATGATGTGTGTAATGAGATGGAGTAAATACAACTTCACGAAGGAAAG TTTTCCTGAGCAACTGAAGAAGCGAGGGTTTGCTGATGGCTCTGATGGCCTGGAGGATTACTACTACAGGGACGACGGGATGAAGCTGTGGAACATCCTGAAGAAGTATGTCACCTCTGCAGTGGAAGAGTCGTACAAAACCGACCAGGACGTCGAGGCCGACAAGG AGCTTCAGGCATTTGCACAGATGACATGTGTGAAAGGACAGGTGTATGGCTTTCCTTTCTACATTGACTCAAAAGGATTGCTTGTG GAAGTCCTCACCAACACCATCTTCACCATGACTGCACAGCACGCCGCTATCAACTTTCCACAGTGGGACTATGGCGGATATCTCCCAAACAG GCCTGAAATGCTGACGAAGCCCATGCCCGACACCGAGGAAGACATGACAGAGAAAGAGCTGGTCGAGGCTCTGCCTGGACCGTTTCCTACAACTCTGCAAATCCTTCTGAAGTACGCTTTGAGCATGCCGTCACTCACCACTCTTACCAAG CTGACGTCAGAGCAAACTGGTAACAAGTTTGGGGAGGCCCATGCAGTGCTGCAGGATGAACTGAAGAAGCAGTCTGATCTCATCAAGGAACGGAACAAACAGCTGGAAGAAGAGGGCAAGTTCACCTACTCCTACCTGGATCCTGAGCATGTTCCCATGAGTATTGATATCTAG